Proteins encoded together in one Chitinophaga sp. LS1 window:
- a CDS encoding glucose 1-dehydrogenase, with the protein MKLKNKVAIVTGASKGIGAAIAKHFAAEGAKVVVNYASSKEGAEKVVKTITDNGGTAIAVQGDVANEADVNRLFEETKQAFGTLDILVNNAGIYQWEPIEQVTATAFHQQFNINVWGSILTIQGALKLFGEKGGNIINVSSGAARTPMATGSVYSASKAALDAITVALSKELGGKNVRVNSLLPGTVETEGTHTSGVIGSDFEKKLVANTPLGRMGQPEDIAKAAVFLASDEAAWVTGEKLAVSGGIYGF; encoded by the coding sequence ATGAAACTAAAGAACAAAGTAGCGATCGTAACAGGCGCATCAAAGGGAATAGGCGCAGCAATTGCTAAACATTTTGCAGCAGAAGGAGCAAAGGTGGTTGTCAATTATGCATCCAGCAAAGAAGGAGCGGAAAAGGTAGTAAAAACCATCACAGATAACGGCGGTACTGCTATTGCTGTACAGGGCGACGTAGCAAATGAAGCGGATGTAAACAGGTTGTTTGAAGAAACAAAGCAGGCTTTCGGTACACTGGATATATTGGTAAACAATGCAGGCATTTATCAGTGGGAACCGATTGAGCAGGTAACGGCAACGGCCTTTCATCAGCAATTCAATATTAATGTTTGGGGATCTATTCTCACCATTCAGGGTGCATTGAAACTATTTGGAGAGAAAGGTGGCAACATCATCAATGTTAGCTCTGGTGCGGCCAGAACACCTATGGCTACAGGATCTGTGTATTCTGCATCAAAAGCGGCGTTAGATGCTATTACAGTGGCATTGTCAAAAGAACTGGGAGGGAAGAATGTTCGTGTCAACTCGCTGCTACCTGGTACTGTAGAAACAGAAGGAACACATACCTCAGGAGTGATTGGTAGTGATTTTGAAAAGAAATTAGTGGCGAATACCCCACTGGGTCGTATGGGACAGCCGGAGGATATTGCAAAGGCGGCAGTGTTTCTGGCTTCAGATGAGGCAGCGTGGGTAACGGGAGAGAAGTTGGCCGTTTCTGGCGGGATTTATGGATTTTAA
- a CDS encoding helix-turn-helix domain-containing protein, translating to MDCTNVKRDHKKEMRAVQDSMDVLSGKWKISILSSICFYSKRRFSDILADIDGISNKMLSKELKELELNRLIKRTVLATQPITVQYELTEHGLSLKTIIVNLKDWGIKHRMEIIGK from the coding sequence ATGGATTGTACAAACGTAAAACGCGACCATAAAAAAGAGATGAGAGCCGTGCAGGATTCAATGGATGTGCTCAGTGGCAAATGGAAAATTTCCATCCTCTCCTCTATCTGCTTTTATTCCAAAAGAAGGTTCTCGGATATATTAGCCGATATAGATGGGATTTCTAATAAAATGCTGAGCAAGGAGCTGAAAGAACTGGAATTAAATAGGCTGATCAAACGAACGGTGTTAGCGACACAACCGATCACTGTTCAATATGAATTGACTGAACATGGGCTATCGTTAAAGACGATTATCGTAAACCTGAAGGATTGGGGGATCAAACACCGGATGGAGATTATCGGGAAGTAG
- a CDS encoding SDR family NAD(P)-dependent oxidoreductase: MDNTKRIALITGANQGVGFQLAKELAAHGHIVLVGSRNYQNGETAAQSIGAGAIPIQLDVTDATSIQAAAKRIESEFGRLDLLVNNAAISRSGRNEITLENYAATYGVSTVSLDEVRAIWETNVFGALAVYQAMLPLLRLSKDARIVNVSSSAGSLTLNADPSFPYRKMFSPAYAGSKSAFNIMALSMMIEHENDGIKVNLVSPEFTSTALNNFQGTETLEDGSREVVRVALFGPDEPGGTFTRWENTNIPW; the protein is encoded by the coding sequence ATGGACAACACGAAAAGAATTGCCTTAATAACAGGCGCAAATCAGGGAGTTGGTTTCCAGCTCGCAAAAGAACTGGCGGCTCATGGTCATATTGTACTTGTCGGATCCCGTAATTACCAAAACGGTGAAACAGCCGCTCAATCAATCGGAGCAGGTGCGATTCCTATCCAATTGGATGTGACGGATGCCACTTCTATTCAGGCAGCAGCCAAACGTATTGAAAGTGAGTTTGGTCGTCTTGACCTGTTGGTGAATAATGCCGCTATTTCCCGTTCAGGAAGAAATGAGATTACGCTGGAGAATTATGCAGCTACATATGGTGTAAGCACTGTTTCTTTGGATGAGGTACGTGCCATCTGGGAGACAAATGTATTTGGTGCACTGGCGGTGTACCAGGCTATGTTGCCGCTGTTAAGGCTTTCAAAGGATGCGCGTATTGTGAATGTATCGAGTAGCGCAGGCTCTCTCACATTAAATGCGGATCCTTCTTTTCCATACCGGAAAATGTTTAGCCCGGCGTATGCAGGGTCGAAGAGCGCATTTAACATCATGGCATTGTCAATGATGATCGAGCACGAAAACGACGGTATCAAGGTGAATCTTGTATCACCTGAATTCACAAGTACAGCACTGAATAATTTTCAGGGAACAGAGACGCTCGAAGATGGATCACGTGAAGTAGTTAGAGTGGCTTTATTTGGTCCTGATGAACCAGGTGGTACATTTACCCGGTGGGAAAATACCAACATTCCGTGGTAA